Below is a window of Thermodesulfobium sp. 4217-1 DNA.
CATATCTAAAGCTTAAGTGCTATGAGTGCAAACCAATACGGTAGCTTTGGAAACGAAACTGCCCCCCTTTTGGAAAGGAGGAAAATATATGAGGTTTGTTTATTCAGATTATTGTGCTTATTGTGCTTATTTTCTTGCCTCCCTCATCATCTTGTTCTTTCCTTAGAAATATTTTTATTTTTTTGATTTTAAAAATTTAAAACATTGGTTCATTTATTTAAGAATTGAATATAGCTTTATCAAATACTCCTAAGGTTGGAGATATCTAAATGGTGCCCCAAATTTAAAATCTGAAATAATTGGAGGTTGATGTGAATCAAAATAAAGATGATATTAACTTTAACTTCAAATTCCCCATTATAAATAAAATCCCAGCTAAATTTGTTCTGAAAGATCGCATTGATCAAACAGAATATCTTTGTAATGGAGAATTACAATCTTGGACAAAAGACAAAATAACCGTTCTTTCTCCCATTTTTTGTTGTAAAAATGAAGATTCAATACCTGAACAGATAATACTTGGAAGCTATCCATCATTAGATGAAGAAGAAGCACTAAAAATTCTTGATAGCTCAATAAATGCATATAATAACGGAAATGGGGCCTGGCCTTCAATGAAGGTTGAAGACAGAATAAAATGTGTTGAAAAATTTGTATATTTAATGCAAGACAATAAAGATGAAATCGTAAATCTTTTAATGTGGGAGATTGCAAAATCACATATAGATTCAGAAAAAGAATTCGACAGAACTGTTAAATATATAATTGATACCATTGATGCGCTAAAAACTCTTGATAGAAACTCATCAAAATTTTTAATAGAAGAATCAATAATTGCACAAATAAGAAGGTCTCCACTTGGTATAGTGCTCTGTATGGGCCCATTCAACTATCCTCTGAATGAAGCTTTTACAACCCTTATACCAGCTCTAATCATGGGAAATGTGGTTATTTTTAAACCACCAAAACATGGCATTCTTTTATATAGACCTTTGCTAAAAGCATTTAAAGAAGCCTTTCCACCTGGCGTTATAAATACTCTTTATGGAAGAGGAAGGACAGTTGCATCGGCTTTGATGGCAACAGGGAAGATAAATTGTCTCGCCTTTATCGGCACAAGTAAAGCTGCCGACTCGCTCCAAAAAACACATCCAATGCCTCACAGGCTAAGAATGATACTTGGACTTGAAGCAAAGAATCCTGCAATTGTTTTGTCTCACGCAGACATTACCCTCGCCGTAAAAGAATGCTTGCTCGGAGCACTTTCTTTTAATGGACAAAGATGCACAGCGCTTAAAATACTATTTGTTCATTCTGAAATTGTAAATGTTTTTCTCAAAAAATTATCCGATGAGATTGAAAAATTAAAAATTAATTCTCCATTTGAAGATGATGTATTTATAACCCAAATGCCCGCAGAAGATAGGGTAAAATATTTTTTAGAGCTAATTGAAGATGCAAAAATGCTTGGAGCAAAAGTGATAAATAAATTTGGCGGTTCATACAATAAAACCTACTTTTATCCAACAATTTTATATCCAGTTAATAAAAAAGCCAGAATTTATCACGAAGAACAATTTGGACCGATTATTCCAGTTGTTCCATTCTCAGACATTGATGAACCATTAAAATATATAACTGAATCTAATTATGGTCAGCAAGCAAGCATTTTTGGGTCTGATCCTGATGCAATAGCTAAAATTATAGATGCACTTGTAAATCAGGTATGTAGGGTAAATTTAAATTCTCAATGCCAAAGAGGTCCAGATATATTTCCTTTTACTGGTAGAAAAGACTCTGCGGTCGGCACACTTTCAGTGTCTGATGCCTTAAGATCATTTTCTATCAGAACACTTGTAGCCGCAAAATCTTCAGACCTAAATAAAAATTTGATAACAAAAATAGTCAATGAAAATAAATCACAATTTTTATCAAGGGATTTCATATTGTAAAGTTATAGTAGAAGAACTAAACGTTGTACTCAAAAATTGATTATAAAACACTCATAGTTTCAAGGGTAACTATATCTCTTAAATTATGCGTACATTATTAAAAGCAAAACTAATTTGTATTTGTTTTTTATTTTTATATTATAAAATGCAATTTTCTGCTTTCGATAATTGAATTTTAAATTTAATTACATATAATATTCAAATAAAAATTGTTCAAACAATGACAGAATTTAAAATAGATAAACATTTATATTGTTAAACGATTTCTAAAATTAAAGATAAGGATTTGTGATAATATTAGTTTAGGTTATTCCGAATATTTATAAACATTTATTTCGGATGGAGGGAAAAATATGATACCAGCTCAAGGTTTGCCCCCTGTTCCTCATTTTGCTTTTGGAATATTCAACCTTGCAACACCTGACATCATTGCATGGATGATTGTTCTAATTGTTTTTGTCATATCAATTTGGCTTAGATTGCCAAAGTTTTTTGAAGGGGATGAGTAAAATGAATATTACAAGAAAAACAAAAAACTTTTTTAAGGAAAATCTAACTTCAGATGACATTTTTCCTACAACTATGCCAACTTATGTTAATTCTTTTGCTTACATATTTGGCGTTATATCTCTTTCCTCTTTTGCTTTTATTGTAATTACAGGAATAATATTGGTTTCATTTGGTCCAGCATGGTATCACTTTTCAAAAATCGGCGCTTTTGTTAACTCTCTTCATTTTTGGGGGGTCCAAATTTTTTTTGGAGGACTTATTCTTCATCTATTATCAAAATTCTCAATGGCAGCATATAGAGATGGACGAGGCAAAACATGGCTTTTCGGAATGTTGGCCTTTGGATTAACAACCTTTGAAGGTTTTACTGGATATCTCTCACAAACAAATTGGGATTCTCAATGGATTGCTGTACAGTCAAAAGATTTGCTTAATGCTATGGGAATTGGTGGATTTTTCGATCCAATGAACACGGCACAAATTTTAGGTTTTCACATTTTAGTTGTGCCTATCGTATTAATTGTGTTAATTATAATCCATCTTTTTCTCGTAAGAAGTGAAGGTCCTGTAAAACCTTTATAAATTTATGTGGGGTGAGAAAATATGAGCTTAAAATCTGATAAATATTTAAAGAATGTTCCATTAAAATCTTATGATCTTATAAAAGAGGGCTTGGTTGTATTCGTATCCATAGCCATAATAATATTTGCTCTTGCCTTAGCATTTGGTTCTCCAGACTATCCTCCAGTTACCGCAAAACAAATTGCAAAATATGAATCTATTTCCTATCTGAAAACATTTATCAATATTCTTGACGACAAAAGCCCAATTGGCGACTATGGCCCGCCATACGATAGCGATACTTCTCAGTCTCAGAATTTTTTTGGTATTAAGCCTTCAGCTATTTTAGGTGTAACTACTCCGATTAATTCAATAAATGATTATATAATAAATCCTCTTGAAAAGGTTGCTGTTTTTGACAATAATTTAAAATCTGCTCTTGAAGCAT
It encodes the following:
- a CDS encoding NADP-dependent glyceraldehyde-3-phosphate dehydrogenase; amino-acid sequence: MNQNKDDINFNFKFPIINKIPAKFVLKDRIDQTEYLCNGELQSWTKDKITVLSPIFCCKNEDSIPEQIILGSYPSLDEEEALKILDSSINAYNNGNGAWPSMKVEDRIKCVEKFVYLMQDNKDEIVNLLMWEIAKSHIDSEKEFDRTVKYIIDTIDALKTLDRNSSKFLIEESIIAQIRRSPLGIVLCMGPFNYPLNEAFTTLIPALIMGNVVIFKPPKHGILLYRPLLKAFKEAFPPGVINTLYGRGRTVASALMATGKINCLAFIGTSKAADSLQKTHPMPHRLRMILGLEAKNPAIVLSHADITLAVKECLLGALSFNGQRCTALKILFVHSEIVNVFLKKLSDEIEKLKINSPFEDDVFITQMPAEDRVKYFLELIEDAKMLGAKVINKFGGSYNKTYFYPTILYPVNKKARIYHEEQFGPIIPVVPFSDIDEPLKYITESNYGQQASIFGSDPDAIAKIIDALVNQVCRVNLNSQCQRGPDIFPFTGRKDSAVGTLSVSDALRSFSIRTLVAAKSSDLNKNLITKIVNENKSQFLSRDFIL
- a CDS encoding cytochrome b N-terminal domain-containing protein, producing the protein MNITRKTKNFFKENLTSDDIFPTTMPTYVNSFAYIFGVISLSSFAFIVITGIILVSFGPAWYHFSKIGAFVNSLHFWGVQIFFGGLILHLLSKFSMAAYRDGRGKTWLFGMLAFGLTTFEGFTGYLSQTNWDSQWIAVQSKDLLNAMGIGGFFDPMNTAQILGFHILVVPIVLIVLIIIHLFLVRSEGPVKPL